The following coding sequences lie in one Globicephala melas chromosome 15, mGloMel1.2, whole genome shotgun sequence genomic window:
- the NFS1 gene encoding cysteine desulfurase, with amino-acid sequence MMLLRTSWRLVAAAAPAALWPRAKAPTRGLRLRVVDHAPQSAVPSDAATAPEAESVLRPLYMDVQATTPLDPRVLDAMLPYLVNYYGNPHSRTHAYGWESEAAMERARQQVASLIGADPREIIFTSGATESNNIAIKGVARFYRSRKKHLITTQTEHKCVLDSCRSLEAEGFQVTYLPVKKSGIIDLKELEAAIQPDTSLVSVMTVNNEIGVKQPIAEIGHICSSRKVYFHTDAAQAVGKIPLDVNDMKIDLMSISGHKIYGPKGVGAIYIRRRPRVRVEALQSGGGQERGMRSGTVPTPLVVGLGAACEVAQQEMEYDHKRISKLAERLTRKIMKSLPDVVMNGDPEHHYPGCINLSFAYVEGESLLMALKDVALSSGSACTSASLEPSYVLRAIGTDEDLAHSSIRFGIGRFTTEEEVDYTVEKCIYHVKRLREMSPLWEMVQDGIDLKSIKWTQH; translated from the exons ATGATGCTACTGAGAACCTCTTGGAGGCTGGTGGCCGCGGCCGCCCCCGCCGCTCTGTGGCCGAGGGCGAAGGCACCCACTCGGGGGCTGCGCCTGCGCG TTGTAGACCATGCTCCCCAGTCTGCTGTTCCTTCAGATGCAGCCACTGCTCCGGAGGCGGAATCAGTGCTGCGACCTCTGTATATGGATGTGCAAGCTACAACTCCTCTG GACCCTCGGGTGCTTGATGCCATGCTCCCTTACCTAGTCAACTACTATGGGAACCCACATTCCCGGACACATGCTTATGGCTGGGAGAGTGAGGCAGCCATGGAACGTGCTCGCCAG CAAGTAGCATCTCTGATTGGGGCTGATCCTCGTGAGATTATCTTCACTAGTGGCGctactgaatccaacaacatagcAATTAAG GGGGTGGCCAGGTTCTACAGATCACGGAAAAAGCATTTGATCACCACGCAGACAGAACACAAATGTGTCTTGGACTCTTGCCGTTCACTGGAAGCTGAGGGCTTTCAGGTCACCTACCTCCCAGTGAAGAAGAGTGGGATCATCGACCTGAAG GAACTAGAGGCTGCCATCCAGCCGGATACCAGTCTGGTCTCAGTCATGACTGTGAACAATGAGATTGGAGTGAAGCAACCCATTGCAGAAATAG GGCACATTTGCAGTTCCAGAAAGGTGTATTTCCATACTGATGCAGCCCAGGCTGttggaaaaatcccacttgacgTCAACGACATGAAAATTGATCTCATGAGCATCAGTGGTCACAAAATCTATGGTCCGAAAG GGGTTGGTGCCATCTACATTCGCCGCCGGCCCCGTGTGCGTGTGGAGGCCCTGCAGAGTGGAGGGGGGCAGGAGCGGGGCATGCGGTCTGGGACAGTCCCAACACCCTtggtggtggggctgggggctgcgtgTGAGGTGGCACAGCAAGAGATGGAG TATGACCACAAGCGGATCTCCAAGTTAGCAGAACGACTGACACGGAAGATAATGAAGAGCCTTCCAGACGTGGTGATGAATGGGGACCCTGAGCACCATTACCCAG GCTGTATCAACCTCTCCTTTGCATATGTGGAAGGGGAGAGTCTGCTGATGGCACTCAAGGATGTTGCCTTATCCTCGGGAAG CGCCTGCACCTCTGCATCCCTGGAGCCCTCTTACGTCCTTCGAGCAATTGGCACTGATGAGGATTTAGCTCACTCTTCTATCAG GTTTGGAATCGGCCGTTTCACTACAGAGGAGGAAGTAGACTACACAGTGGAGAAGTGCATTTACCATGTGAAGCGTCTTCGAGAAATGAG CCCTCTCTGGGAGATGGTGCAGGATGGCATTGACCTCAAGAGCATCAAGTGGACCCAACACTAG
- the ROMO1 gene encoding reactive oxygen species modulator 1 — MPVAVGPYGQSQPSCFDRVKMGFVMGCAVGMAAGALFGTFSCLRIGMRGRELMGGIGKTMMQSGGTFGTFMAIGMGIRC, encoded by the exons ATGCCGGTGGCCGTGGGCCCCTATGGACAGTCACAGCCAAGCTGCTTCGACCGCGTGAAGATGGGCTTTGTGATGGGTTGCGCCGTGGGCATGGCAGCCGGGGCGCTCTTCGGCACCTTTTCCTGTCTCAG GATCGGAATGCGGGGTCGGGAGCTGATGGGCGGCATCGGGAAAACCATGATGCAGAGTGGCGGCACCTTTGGCACATTCATGGCCATTGGGATGGGCATCCGGTGCTAA